In Mobula hypostoma chromosome 11, sMobHyp1.1, whole genome shotgun sequence, the following are encoded in one genomic region:
- the akt1s1 gene encoding proline-rich AKT1 substrate 1 produces the protein MMTDMLDNHRESWDSLVCAVDKYRQQTGNDVALLTAYRPKLQSNLAYVVHGTGTLSDATKHYLDDIAVFHKTSTYTSCTIPERGNAKDTKEDESSAEDSFSKSYPSIYGKGSLSSDSQSSTKLRPATECDSGAAETDERTASESEREVDRCNLDDPSAIFTMDEESTSQDCEPFFESDLDGESTDDGSLSEELPIRPQTLSQTKCHQYAKSLPVSVPIWGFKDLKPKKFADGDNDERLPSPDLDKIAASMKALAMSVTDGTEMFGDLPRPRLNTGDFQKPYRKY, from the exons ATGATGACTGACATGCTTGATAACCACCGAGAGAGTTGGGACTCTCTAGTCTGTGCAGTGGACAAGTATCGTCAGCAAACGGGCAATGATGTTGCCCTGTTGACTGCTTACCGGCCGAAGCTGCAATCGAACCTTGCCTATGTGGTCCATGGCACTGGGACCCTCTCAGACGCCACCAAGCACTACCTGGACGATATTGCTGTTTTCCACAAGACCTCTACCTACACCAGCTGTACCATCCCCGAGCGTGGCAATGCAAAAGACACAAAGGAGGATGAAAGCAGTGCTGAGGACTCCTTCTCCAAGAGCTACCCGTCCATCTATGGCAAGGGGAGCTTATCGTCTGACAGTCAGAGCTCAACAAAACTGAGACCAGCGACGGAATGTGACTCTGGAGCTGCAGAGACTGACGAGAGAACAGCCTCTGAAAGTGAAAGGGAAGTGGACAGATGTAATTTGGATGACCCTTCAG CCATCTTCACAATGGATGAAGAGTCAACCAGTCAGGATTGTGAGCCTTTCTTTGAATCTGATTTGGATGGCGAGAGCACAGATG ATGGCAGTTTGAGTGAAGAGCTTCCTATTCGTCCACAAACTCTTTCTCAAACAAAGTGTCATCAATATGCCAAGTCCTTGCCCGTGTCAGTTCCCATCTGGGGATTCAAAGATCTGAAGCCAAAGAAGTTCGCTGATGGAGATAACGATGAACGG TTGCCTTCGCCAGACCTGGACAAGATCGCTGCCAGCATGAAAGCCCTGGCCATGAGCGTAACAGACGGCACTGAGATGTTCGGTGATCTGCCGCGGCCCCGACTCAACACCGGTGATTTTCAGAAGCCCTATCGGAAGTATTAA